The following proteins come from a genomic window of Triticum aestivum cultivar Chinese Spring chromosome 6A, IWGSC CS RefSeq v2.1, whole genome shotgun sequence:
- the LOC123127452 gene encoding putative cytochrome c biosynthesis ccmC-like mitochondrial protein, translated as MSVSLLQPYFFMSKTKSYAQILIGSRLFLTAMAIHLSLRVAPPDLQQGGNSRISYVHVPAARMSIVIYITTAINSSLFPLTKHPLFLRSSGTGTEIGAFSTLFTLVTGGFRGRPMWGTFRVWDARLTSVFILFLIYLGALRFQKLPVEPAPISIRAGPIDIPIIKSPVNWWNTSHQPGSISRSGTSIHVPMPIPILSNFANFPFSTRILFVLETRLPIPSFPESPLTEEIEAREGIPLKT; from the coding sequence ATGTCAGTTTCGTTATTACAAccttatttttttatgtcaaagaCAAAAAGCTACGCGCAAATTCTCATTGGATCTCGGTTATTCTTAACAGCGATGGCTATTCATTTAAGTCTTCGGGTAGCACCACCAGATCTTCAACAAGGTGGAAATTCTCGTATTTCGTATGTACATGTTCCCGCGGCTCGGATGAGTATAGTTATTTATATCACGACAGCTATAAACAGTTCCTTGTTCCCATTAACAAAACATCCCCTTTTTCTTCGCTCTTCCGGAACCGGTACAGAAATTGGTGCTTTTTCTACTTTGTTTACGTTAGTGACTGGGGGGTTTCGGGGAAGGCCTATGTGGGGTACCTTTCGGGTGTGGGATGCTCGTTTAACTTCTGTATTCATCTTGTTCCTTATTTACCTGGGTGCACTGCGTTTTCAAAAGCTTCCTGTCGAACCGGCTCCTATTTCAATCCGTGCTGGACCGATCGATATACCAATAATAAAGTCTCCAGTCAACTGGTGGAATACATCGCATCAACCTGGGAGCATTAGCCGATCTGGTACATCAATACATGTTCCTATGCCCATTCCAATCTTGTCTAACTTTGCTAACTTCCCCTTCTCTACCCGTATCTTGTTCGTTCTAGAAACACGTCTTCCTATTCCATCTTTTCCCGAATCTCCCTTAACGGAAGAAATAGAAGCTCGAGAAGGAATACCACTAAAAACCTAG